A single window of Montipora capricornis isolate CH-2021 chromosome 14, ASM3666992v2, whole genome shotgun sequence DNA harbors:
- the LOC138031387 gene encoding piggyBac transposable element-derived protein 4-like: MNLKAKDIKSMKRGQSVFRQKGRLTACTWKDNKHVHMLTTMPTTTACSAITRSVKERGKWTQKEVQRPSVIELYNQYMGGVDLADQRVRSYQRSTKTWVWYMKFFFYLLEVAIMDAFLLERKSPHHSPPVTTKSRRMLVFRRELIDKLIGGRVYRKRTLEIQPPAAGEKRFNLQLGHFPVLLPSRSHCKVHMQRVDTAYACSVCNIRMCPAPCFQRFHTLENYYFDDPDRQETDVVRGTLRGRPRKRARGRLSV, from the coding sequence ATGAACCTGAAGGCCAAAGATATCAAATCAATGAAAAGAGGACAGTCTGTGTTTAGACAGAAAGGGCGCCTCACTGCCTGTACATGGAAAGACAATAAACACGTTCATATGTTGACAACCATGCCTACAACTACTGCCTGTTCAGCAATAACAAGGTCAGTCAAAGAGAGAGGGAAGTGGACGCAAAAGGAAGTGCAGAGACCTTCAGTTATTGAACTGTACAATCAGTACATGGGTGGTGTTGATCTGGCTGACCAAAGGGTCCGAAGCTACCAGCGCAGTACCAAGACGTGGGTATGGTacatgaagttttttttttaccttttggagGTTGCCATCATGGATGCATTTCTGCTTGAGCGAAAAAGCCCTCACCACAGCCCTCCAGTGACAACAAAGTCTCGTCGCATGCTTGTGTTCAGACGTGAACTCATTGACAAACTCATTGGAGGAAGAGTTTACAGGAAAAGAACACTAGAAATTCAGCCACCAGCAGCTGGAGAAAAAAGGTTCAACCTTCAACTGGGCCATTTCCCTGTTTTACTACCAAGCAGATCTCACTGCAAAGTGCATATGCAACGTGTGGATACTGCTTATGCTTGCAGTGTCTGTAATATCAGGATGTGTCCAGCACCCTGCTTTCAAAGATTCCACACACTGGAAAATTACTACTTTGATGATCCAGATAGACAAGAAACTGATGTTGTCAGGGGAACTTTACGTGGCAGACCAAGGAAACGAGCAAGAGGTCGTCTTAGTGTGTAA
- the LOC138031388 gene encoding piggyBac transposable element-derived protein 4-like yields MAGELSEDADRTIRQIFENSDHESDLDLDFDQEDFDDNLPLVVLRRSEDSEDEMEFELSSDEEDEEVEETEEWSSNILTHEDFNFDHEFVGPTMRMFPSKSALDFFHIIFTEDAYALIVTQTNLYAAQQCREPRNQKEPWSDLTVDEFKTWLGLYLAMGIVKQPSLRDYWDQSTLTQTPGIAVVMTQNRFFQILQYLHFVDNESEFAKRPQDSPDYDKLYKIRALLNIIRGNIKGALNLERNIAIDETLVKFKGRVGFRQFLPAKIHLVDMSGIWMFIQERQGMILKKDWLIML; encoded by the coding sequence ATGGCAGGTGAGTTGTCAGAAGATGCTGATCGAACAATAAGacaaattttcgaaaattcagACCATGAAAGTGATTTAGATCTCGACTTTGACCAAGAAGACTTCGACGACAATTTACCACTGGTTGTTCTTCGTCGCTCAGAGGACTCAGAAGATGAAATGGAGTTTGAGCTTTCTTCTGACGAGGAGGACGAGGAAGTTGAGGAGACAGAGGAATGGAGTTCTAACATCTTGACTCATGAAGATTTTAATTTTGACCATGAATTTGTTGGGCCTACGATGAGAATGTTTCCAAGCAAGTCAGCTCTGGATTTCTTTCACATAATATTCACAGAAGATGCTTATGCACTGATTGTAACGCAAACAAACTTGTATGCAGCACAACAATGCAGGGAGCCTCGCAATCAAAAAGAGCCCTGGAGTGATTTGACTGTAGACGAATTCAAAACCTGGCTTGGCCTTTACCTTGCAATGGGGATTGTGAAACAGCCATCACTCAGGGACTACTGGGATCAGTCAACACTGACACAAACTCCAGGTATTGCTGTAGTtatgactcaaaacagattttttcaaattctGCAATACCTTCATTTTGTCGACAATGAGAGTGAGTTTGCAAAGAGACCACAAGACAGTCCTGATTATGATAAACTCTACAAGATCAGAGCTTTATTGAATATAATTAGAGGGAATATCAAAGGAGCATTAAACCTTGAGAGAAACATTGCCATTGATGAAACACTAGTTAAGTTCAAGGGAAGAGTTGGCTTTCGTCAATTTCTTCCTGCCAAAATTCATCTAGTGGATATGTCTGGGATCTGGATGTTTATACAGGAAAGACAGGGCATGATCCTCAAAAAGGACTGGCTTATCATGTTGTGA